The Desmonostoc muscorum LEGE 12446 genome includes a region encoding these proteins:
- a CDS encoding fasciclin domain-containing protein, which yields MANIIDTATDNGSFKTLVAAIEAAGLADTLKGDGPFTVFAPTDAAFNKLPAGTVDALLKDIPKLKKILTYHVVSGKVLAADVAKLKTAKTVEGSDVKIDASNGVKINDAKVATADVAADNGVIHVIDTVLIPA from the coding sequence ATGGCCAACATAATTGACACTGCCACTGATAATGGTTCTTTCAAGACACTAGTTGCAGCAATCGAAGCGGCTGGTCTGGCAGATACACTAAAAGGTGATGGCCCATTCACCGTCTTTGCACCCACTGATGCAGCGTTTAATAAGCTTCCAGCAGGCACAGTAGACGCGTTACTCAAAGATATTCCAAAGCTCAAGAAAATCTTGACCTATCATGTTGTCTCAGGTAAAGTACTAGCTGCTGATGTGGCGAAACTAAAGACAGCTAAAACAGTTGAAGGTTCAGATGTAAAAATTGATGCTTCCAATGGCGTCAAGATAAATGATGCAAAAGTTGCAACCGCAGATGTTGCTGCTGATAACGGCGTTATCCATGTCATTGATACAGTTTTGATTCCTGCATAA